One stretch of Dethiosulfovibrio peptidovorans DNA includes these proteins:
- a CDS encoding acriflavin resistance protein codes for MKKLIETALHRPVTVIIATLALIIFGITAFSSMGVERMPNVEFPFVMVSTTMEGASPAIVDNDVTDVLEEQINTIDGIKNIFSSSYEGKSFIAVEFLLDKNVDAAAADVRAKVSLVKGRLPEEADDPVVDKFSFSDMAIVTIAVKSTADERTTSMFVDKIAKQRLQTVKGVGNAQTVGLRQREIRVWLEPVALQARGLTASDVKRALFEKHVELPAGRIESENQEYGIRLAGEYESIEALKEMTVARRDGALVRLKDIARVEDGFSDQRSIATYNGTATILIEIRKQRGTNEVALAKGVRTMVDKLNAAVPKGISLEVVYDSSVFVKRSMNGVRGDIFMGILLTSLIMFLFLRTFRATLVAIITIPVCLIGTFIILNALNITINNLTMLGLSLAVGMVVDSTTVVMENVHRHREMGKTASRSSGDGASEVAFSVLAGAATTMAVFLPVAFMSGIIGRFFYDFGITVAVTILISLCLSLTLTPFLCSRLLGRQAKESRFSRAMEAPFKLLERSYSALLGGAVRHRFITILIAGAVFVIGLWMASQLGTSFFPTEDRGTFAVDFELPADASLYQTEELLQEMGALIRTDPRVSYTYGTVGGGKGGEVYKGHLNVELIPRKERPLFQEIMQEYRDKLSIYKDVIVTLGNTWGKSDISLVLQGSTSQQLATIGEAMKADLEAQGNGLVDITTDLRMNKPRINLEINRNLADDLGISTRELATEIKSYFGGVNAGSFKEGGYRYDIRLRADQADRDTPEKVSDISVRGGDGKLIRLPGLITPQIDLAPNVIKRYNRQRSLTIGANTLGIAPGDGIHRMENIFKKHAPADGSVTVSPAGDSEMMRESFASLSEALIFAILLVYMVMAIQFESFLHPLIIMFSLPLMTAGAFGLHLLAGLRFSVMSFMGIILLVGIVVNNAILLVDFINQRRDQGLDKISAVLEAGPLRLRPILMTTCSTMIGMLPIALGFSEGGEIRQPMSVAVIGGLFTSTLLTLVVIPVVYLILDDLADKVKKLFSRVTIIRRGRRITTAKKKTARIEAAS; via the coding sequence ATGAAAAAACTCATTGAGACAGCCCTGCACCGCCCGGTCACAGTGATCATCGCCACGCTGGCCCTGATCATATTCGGAATCACGGCGTTCTCATCTATGGGCGTGGAACGGATGCCCAACGTGGAGTTCCCCTTCGTCATGGTCAGCACAACTATGGAGGGGGCCAGCCCAGCCATTGTGGATAACGACGTGACGGACGTTCTGGAGGAGCAGATCAACACCATCGACGGCATCAAGAATATCTTCTCAAGCAGCTACGAGGGCAAATCCTTCATCGCTGTGGAGTTCCTGCTGGACAAAAACGTAGATGCCGCAGCAGCGGACGTTAGAGCCAAGGTGAGCCTGGTGAAGGGAAGACTCCCCGAGGAGGCCGACGATCCTGTCGTGGACAAGTTCAGCTTCTCCGACATGGCCATCGTCACCATCGCCGTCAAAAGCACAGCTGACGAACGAACCACGTCGATGTTCGTGGATAAGATCGCCAAACAGCGACTGCAGACCGTCAAAGGCGTTGGGAACGCCCAGACGGTGGGGCTCAGACAAAGGGAGATCCGAGTGTGGCTTGAGCCTGTAGCCCTCCAGGCCCGAGGGCTCACCGCATCTGACGTAAAACGGGCTCTGTTTGAAAAACACGTGGAGCTCCCCGCAGGACGGATCGAGTCGGAGAATCAGGAGTACGGGATTCGGTTAGCTGGTGAATACGAATCCATAGAAGCCCTGAAGGAGATGACCGTGGCACGCCGAGATGGAGCCCTCGTTCGCCTGAAGGACATCGCCCGAGTAGAGGACGGTTTTTCCGATCAGAGAAGCATCGCAACCTACAATGGGACCGCGACAATCCTGATTGAGATACGGAAACAGCGGGGGACCAACGAGGTGGCTCTGGCGAAGGGCGTTCGAACCATGGTGGACAAACTGAACGCAGCGGTCCCTAAGGGGATCTCTCTGGAGGTCGTTTACGATTCCTCCGTGTTCGTCAAACGCTCTATGAACGGGGTTCGTGGAGATATTTTCATGGGAATTCTTTTAACGTCCCTCATCATGTTTCTGTTTCTCCGAACGTTTCGAGCGACCCTTGTAGCCATCATCACCATACCGGTGTGTCTCATAGGAACCTTCATCATTCTGAACGCTCTGAATATCACGATAAACAACCTGACCATGCTGGGGCTATCCCTGGCGGTAGGGATGGTGGTTGACAGCACTACCGTAGTCATGGAGAACGTCCACCGTCACAGGGAGATGGGAAAGACAGCGTCTCGCTCATCCGGTGACGGGGCCTCCGAGGTGGCCTTCTCGGTCCTGGCCGGAGCGGCCACGACCATGGCCGTCTTTCTTCCCGTGGCCTTTATGAGCGGTATCATCGGCAGATTCTTCTACGACTTCGGCATCACCGTTGCCGTTACCATCCTCATTTCGTTGTGTCTCTCTCTGACCCTGACCCCATTTCTCTGCTCTCGCCTTCTGGGACGACAGGCGAAGGAAAGCCGATTTTCCCGAGCTATGGAGGCCCCCTTCAAGCTTCTGGAGCGAAGCTATTCGGCTCTGTTGGGCGGAGCTGTCCGTCATCGATTTATCACCATCCTGATCGCCGGAGCCGTCTTCGTGATCGGTCTCTGGATGGCTTCTCAGCTGGGGACATCGTTCTTCCCCACAGAGGACAGAGGGACCTTCGCCGTTGATTTCGAGCTGCCAGCCGACGCCTCACTTTATCAGACCGAGGAACTTCTTCAGGAGATGGGAGCTCTCATCCGAACCGACCCACGGGTCTCCTACACCTATGGCACTGTCGGAGGCGGAAAGGGCGGAGAGGTCTACAAGGGGCACCTCAACGTGGAACTGATTCCCAGGAAGGAACGTCCTCTTTTTCAGGAGATAATGCAGGAGTACCGGGACAAACTCTCGATATATAAGGACGTAATCGTCACCCTTGGCAACACATGGGGCAAATCGGATATCTCCCTGGTCCTCCAGGGGTCCACATCGCAACAACTGGCAACAATTGGAGAAGCTATGAAGGCCGATCTTGAGGCTCAAGGCAACGGCCTCGTGGACATCACCACGGACCTGCGAATGAACAAGCCCCGGATCAACCTGGAGATCAACCGTAACCTGGCCGACGATCTGGGTATCAGCACCCGTGAGTTGGCAACGGAGATCAAATCGTATTTCGGCGGAGTCAACGCCGGAAGCTTCAAAGAGGGCGGATATCGATACGACATCCGGCTTCGGGCAGATCAGGCCGACCGGGACACCCCCGAGAAGGTTTCGGACATCTCCGTCCGTGGCGGCGATGGAAAGCTGATCCGACTTCCAGGGCTGATCACCCCTCAGATAGACCTGGCACCCAACGTGATAAAACGATACAATCGCCAGCGCTCCCTGACTATCGGAGCCAACACGTTGGGTATCGCACCAGGGGACGGGATCCATCGGATGGAGAATATTTTCAAAAAGCACGCTCCAGCTGACGGATCGGTCACGGTCTCCCCTGCAGGGGACTCGGAGATGATGCGGGAGAGTTTCGCATCCCTCTCGGAAGCGCTGATCTTTGCCATCCTCCTTGTCTACATGGTCATGGCTATCCAGTTTGAGTCGTTCCTTCACCCTTTGATTATCATGTTCTCCCTGCCCCTCATGACTGCCGGGGCTTTCGGACTGCATCTCCTTGCTGGGCTTCGGTTCAGCGTCATGAGCTTTATGGGTATCATTCTCCTGGTTGGAATCGTGGTGAATAACGCTATCCTTCTGGTGGATTTTATCAACCAACGGCGAGACCAAGGGTTGGACAAAATTTCTGCTGTCCTGGAGGCCGGCCCGCTCCGACTTCGGCCGATTCTTATGACGACCTGCTCCACGATGATCGGCATGCTGCCCATCGCCCTGGGCTTCAGCGAGGGGGGCGAGATCCGTCAGCCCATGTCGGTGGCCGTTATCGGAGGTCTGTTCACGTCTACCCTTCTCACCCTGGTCGTGATCCCCGTGGTCTATCTGATTCTGGACGACCTGGCTGACAAGGTGAAGAAGCTCTTCTCCCGAGTCACCATCATCAGACGAGGTCGTCGGATAACGACAGCAAAGAAGAAAACCGCCCGAATCGAGGCGGCATCATAG
- the tal gene encoding transaldolase, producing MTTVHEAAKLGQSVWNDYISRGLLSSGGLRRLIQQGIRGVTSNPAIFNKAISSEGEYDTPIAELARDGVSDLDIYERLVLEDIRAAADEFRELYDCSGGDDGFVSLELDPRLADDGQETLREARRLWTLLDRPNCMIKIPATEVGITAIEDATAEGICVNATLIFSLAHSEAVNRAYIRGLERRIKDGHSLNGVRSVASLFVSRLDGAVDPLVEGRVPDLLGTAGVDNARLSYRCWREIFSGPEWDKLSAAGASPQRMLWASTGTKNPAYRDTLYVEELIGPETVNTVPPGTLKAFLEHGRVANRIEHDLDGAVTRRKSLADLGINLDDIGNRLRSAGVAAFQEAFDSLLKAVNAKIK from the coding sequence ATGACAACTGTACATGAAGCGGCCAAGCTGGGCCAGAGCGTATGGAACGATTATATCAGCCGAGGACTTTTGAGCTCGGGAGGTTTGAGGAGGTTAATTCAACAGGGAATCAGAGGCGTCACTTCCAACCCGGCGATCTTCAACAAAGCCATATCATCGGAAGGGGAGTACGATACTCCCATTGCCGAACTGGCACGAGACGGTGTCTCGGACCTGGATATCTACGAACGCCTCGTCTTGGAGGACATCCGAGCAGCTGCCGATGAATTTCGAGAACTGTATGATTGTTCAGGGGGAGACGACGGATTCGTGAGTTTAGAGCTCGACCCTCGGTTAGCTGATGATGGTCAGGAAACTCTGCGGGAAGCTCGACGTTTGTGGACGCTTTTGGACCGCCCCAATTGTATGATCAAGATACCCGCTACAGAGGTTGGGATAACCGCCATAGAAGATGCCACGGCCGAAGGTATCTGCGTCAACGCAACATTAATCTTCTCCCTTGCCCATAGCGAAGCGGTGAATCGGGCCTATATACGGGGGCTGGAGCGGCGGATCAAAGATGGTCACAGCCTGAACGGTGTGCGATCCGTAGCGTCTTTGTTTGTGAGTCGTCTGGATGGTGCGGTGGATCCTCTCGTGGAGGGCCGAGTCCCCGATCTTTTGGGAACTGCTGGTGTGGACAACGCTCGACTGAGCTATCGCTGCTGGCGGGAGATCTTCTCAGGTCCTGAGTGGGATAAACTGTCTGCAGCAGGAGCGAGCCCTCAGCGGATGCTCTGGGCCAGTACCGGAACCAAAAATCCCGCCTACCGGGATACTCTGTACGTGGAGGAACTTATAGGTCCTGAGACGGTAAACACCGTTCCCCCAGGAACTTTGAAGGCTTTTCTGGAGCATGGAAGGGTTGCGAATCGAATCGAACATGACCTGGATGGGGCTGTGACGCGCCGAAAGTCGCTGGCCGATCTGGGCATCAATCTGGATGACATAGGAAATCGCTTGAGGTCAGCGGGTGTCGCGGCCTTCCAGGAGGCCTTCGATTCGCTGTTGAAAGCTGTGAACGCCAAGATAAAATGA